One Novosphingobium sp. 9U genomic window, ACGCCGATGCGGCGGACGGTGACGGGGCTGTCCGCGCGCAGTTTTGAGAAGGGATCGGCTGGGTCGAACTGCGCCAGCACGCCGTCGACCAAGCGGGCGTCGGCGGTGTCGTCGGTGAACACGGTGATGCAGTCGATCGTGCGGCAGGCGGGCACCAGGCCTTGTGTGCTCCAGCGGCCCTTGGTGGGCTTGAAGCCGATGAGGTGCTGGAACGCAGCGGGCACGCGGCCCGAACCGGCAGTATCGGTACCGAGCGCGAACGGCACCAGCCCTGCCGCCACCGCGACTGAAGAGCCCGCACTCGACCCGCCGCTGACATAAGCCAGATTATGAGCGTTGCGTGGCACGCCGTAGGGGCTGCGCGAGCCGTTAAGACCGGTCGCGAACTGGTCGAGGTTGGTCTTGCCCATGCAGATCGCACCGGCGGCGAGCAGCTGCTCGATTACCGTCGCCGAGGCCTCTGGCGCATAGGCGAAAGCAGGGCAGGCGGCGGTCGTCTCGAGACCGGCGACGTCGATGTTGTCCTTCACGGCGAAGGGCACGCCCGCGAGCGGCAGTTCTTCGCCCGCGGCGATGCGCGAGTCCACTGCGGCCGCCGCGGCGAGCACGTCCTCCCGATCGGCGCGGCTGATCCAGATTGCGCGCTGGATCGCGTCATAGGCTTCGATGCGGGCGAGAGTCTGCTCGGCAACGGCGACAGCGCTGGTATCGCCGGCGTTGACGGCTGCAGCGATCTTCGCCGCGCTTTGGCGATGCAGCCCGCTCACGGGTGGCGCCTCAGCGCGAGCATGGCGGCGCCCGGTTGCAGCGATTGCCGCTCCTGCATGTAGAGGGCCGCGACCGTGCCGGAGCCGGGGCTCTCCACGGGAAATTCCATCTTCATAGCCTCCATCACGGCGATCGTATCGCCGGCCTTGATCTCGTCCCCGACCGAGACGAGCAGCTTCCATACGCTGCCGCCGAACGGCACTTCGATCAGGTCCGCGCCTTCGGGCACTTCGATCGCTGCGGGCGGAGCGGCGTCGAGATCGTCGGTGCTCGCGCGGTCGAACTCGCCGCTGGCGTGCCAGGCGGCGCGCTCGGCGTCGAAGGCGGCCTTGCGCTGCGTCTCGAATTGCGCGATCGAGTCCGCGTTGTCGCGCAGCATTGCGCGGTAATCGGACAGGCGGAACTCGGAGTGCTCCACTTCGATCGAGCGGCGCCCGGCGGGGAAGTCGCGGCGCCACTCGGCCAGTTCCTCGGCGCTGACCGGGAAGAAGCGGATCTGGTCGAAGAAGCGCAGCAGCCAGGGCTTGCCTTCGACGAAGGCGTCGGTCTGGTTGTGCGTGTTCCACACCTGGATGGTGCGGCCAAACAGCTGGTAGCCGCCCGGGCCTTCCATGCCGTAGATGCACATGTAGGCGCCGCCGATGCCCACAACGTTGGGCGGGGTCCAGGTGCGCGCCGGGTTATACTTTGTGGTGACCAGGCGATGCCGCGGGTCGACCGGGGTGGCGACGGGCGCGCCCAAATAGACATCGCCTAGGCCCAATACGAGATAGCTGGCGTCGAACACCACCGCTTCCACGGCGTCGGCGTCTGGCAAGCCGTTAACGCGGCGGATGAATTCGATATTGTCGGGGCACCAGGGCGCGTCGTCCCGTACGCCGCTGATGTACTTGTCGATCGTCTCGGTGATCGCGGGATCGCGCCAGCTGAGCGGCAGGTGGACGATGCGCGAGGGGATCGCGAAGTCTTCCAGGTTGCCCAGCTTTTCCTCGGCAGCGATCAGCGCGGCGAGGGCGGCGGCCTGGTCTAGCTTGTCGCCGTCGAAGTGGAACTGCAGCGAGCGGATGCCGGGGGTGATGTCGATCACGCCGCGGAGCGCCTGGCGCTCCAGTTCCTGCAGCAGCGCCTGGACGCGGATGCGCAGCTCTATGTCGAGGACGATGTCGCCGTACTCGACCAGGATGTTGCGATCGCCCTGCTGGCGGTAGACGGTGCGTGGGCGTACGCCATCCTGCGCCGGGATGTCGGCCAGGATCGGCGAGAGGCTGGTGATCGTCCGTGCAGTATCCGTGGGCACCGGCGTCTCGCCGGACAGCAGCGCTTGCTGCGCCATGTCGGCGGCGGCGGCGTCCTCGATGGTGACCGGCACGAAGCGGATGCGGTCGCCCGCGGTCAGCTGGCCGATCATCCAGCGGTCGGCGGCGATCACTACGAATGGACAGACGAAGCCGCCGAGTGAAGGACCGTCGGGACCCAGGATGATCGGCATGTCGCCGGTGAAGTCGACCGCCCCGATGGCGTAAGGGTTGTCGTGGATATTGGAGGGGTGGAGGCCTGCCTCTCCGCCATCGGTGCGCGCCCACTGCGGCTTGGGTCCGATCAGGCGTACGCCGGTGCGGTTGGAGTTGTAGTGCACCTGCCACTCGGCGCCGACGATGGTGTCGATATCGTCGGGCGTGAAGAAGTCCGGCGCGCCGTGCGGTCCGTAGAGCACGCGGATGGCCCAGGGCTCGCTAAGGTCCGGCAAGCTCGCTGCAACCAGAGCCTCGCCGACCGGCTCGGTGCCGAGGTGCAGCGTGTCGCCCGCGAGCAAGGGGCGCGCGGCGTGGCCGCCGAACTGGCCGAGCTCGAAGGTCGCGCGGCTATCGAGGTAGGGCGCGATGTCGAGGCCGCCGGCGAACAGCAGGTAGCCGCGCATGCCGCCGCCTGAGGCTCGGCCCAGGGCAAGGGTCTGGCCGGCGGCCACATCGGTTGCGATGCCGAGCATCACCGGTGCACCGTCGAGCGTCGCGCCGAAGTCCGCGCCGGTCAGGCAGACGCGAGCAGGAGCGTTGAACAGCAGGGTCGGACCGGCGGCCGTGATCTCCAGCCCCGTGGTGCCCTCGGCATTTCCGAGCAGGCGGTTGCCCAGGCGAAACGATTGGTCGTCCATCGGGCCCGAAGGCGGCACGCCGATGGCCCACAGGCCCTGGCGTCCCGGCCAGTCCTGCACCGTCGTCGAGGTGCCACCGCTGATCACGCGGATGCTGCGTGGGTGGTAGCCGATGGTGTCGAGCACGCGCGTGGAGACCTCGCCACTGACGAAAGCCTCGGTGCGCACCACATCACGTAGCCAGCGCAAGTTGGTCTCGATCCCGTCGACACGGCTCTTGTCGAGCGCGGTCTGCATGGCGGTGACCGCAAGCTCGCGCGTGGGCGCGTGGACGATCAGCTTCGCGAGCATGGGATCGTACCAGGCGCTAACGGTGCTGCCGGCGTGGACCCAGGTTTCGGCGCGGATGTCGGCGGGGAATTCGACCGCTG contains:
- the uca gene encoding urea carboxylase; this encodes MSFDTVLIANRGAIATRIIRTLRRMGLRSVAVYSEADAGSLHVAQADEAVCIGAAPAAESYLDGAKIIAAAKATGAGAIHPGYGFLAENAEFAEACAAAGIVFIGPTTDNIRTFGLKHSARDLAASHDVPLAPGTGLLTDEEEAAEAAREIDFPVILKATAGGGGIGMRVCEDEASVRENFAAVVRLGEGNFGDAGVFLERYVRRARHVEVQIFGDGQGRVVALGERDCSLQRRNQKVVEEAPAPLLPAEVRAALYDAAIRLGEAARYRSAGTVEFLYDADRQEFFFLEMNTRLQVEHGVTEEVMGVDLVEWMIRGAAGDFTFLDEKRSAPNGHAVQVRLYAEDPALDYRPTSGTLTAVEFPADIRAETWVHAGSTVSAWYDPMLAKLIVHAPTRELAVTAMQTALDKSRVDGIETNLRWLRDVVRTEAFVSGEVSTRVLDTIGYHPRSIRVISGGTSTTVQDWPGRQGLWAIGVPPSGPMDDQSFRLGNRLLGNAEGTTGLEITAAGPTLLFNAPARVCLTGADFGATLDGAPVMLGIATDVAAGQTLALGRASGGGMRGYLLFAGGLDIAPYLDSRATFELGQFGGHAARPLLAGDTLHLGTEPVGEALVAASLPDLSEPWAIRVLYGPHGAPDFFTPDDIDTIVGAEWQVHYNSNRTGVRLIGPKPQWARTDGGEAGLHPSNIHDNPYAIGAVDFTGDMPIILGPDGPSLGGFVCPFVVIAADRWMIGQLTAGDRIRFVPVTIEDAAAADMAQQALLSGETPVPTDTARTITSLSPILADIPAQDGVRPRTVYRQQGDRNILVEYGDIVLDIELRIRVQALLQELERQALRGVIDITPGIRSLQFHFDGDKLDQAAALAALIAAEEKLGNLEDFAIPSRIVHLPLSWRDPAITETIDKYISGVRDDAPWCPDNIEFIRRVNGLPDADAVEAVVFDASYLVLGLGDVYLGAPVATPVDPRHRLVTTKYNPARTWTPPNVVGIGGAYMCIYGMEGPGGYQLFGRTIQVWNTHNQTDAFVEGKPWLLRFFDQIRFFPVSAEELAEWRRDFPAGRRSIEVEHSEFRLSDYRAMLRDNADSIAQFETQRKAAFDAERAAWHASGEFDRASTDDLDAAPPAAIEVPEGADLIEVPFGGSVWKLLVSVGDEIKAGDTIAVMEAMKMEFPVESPGSGTVAALYMQERQSLQPGAAMLALRRHP